The Desulfosoma sp. region AGAAAACGCGAACCTTTCCGCCCAACTGACATCCCTCTTTCCGGCACCTCAAGGCACCATGACCTTGACCGTCAAAAAGCTTGAAAAACCTCCTCTCTCAATAACCCAGGCTCAGGCAAAGGCCGACGGGAATCTTGAAAGGGTGGCTTTCTCCACGCATCTTCAAGGAACCTTTCACGAACCCTTTTCACTAAAAACAACTGGAACGGCCCGCGTGCATTCCTCCACGAAGGAAATTCAACTTGATACCTTTTCGGCCCGCACAGGTCCTGTGGTCCTGCTGTTGGAAAGCCCTTCGAACCTTGTGGTAGATACACAAGGCTGGACTTTGTCTCCTACGGCTTTGCGAGTCGGAGAAGGACGCGTGGTCGCAGGAGCGCAATGGAACGGTGAAAAACATTCGGTGTCCTTGAAAATGGAAAACCTGCCATTGGAACTTATGGAGCCTTGGGGAGGTCCATCTTTGCAAGGACGTCTCAACGGCCAGGCTTTTCTACACGGGCCCCAAAACAACCCCCAAGCCACGATGACACTGCACATCGATTCTTTGCGCCGTCCCGGTTGGCCTGCTCAAGAATCCCTTGCCTTGAAGGCCTCAGCGTGGGCCGTTTCCCGGCAACTGCGTCTGGAAGCGGACATTTTCGGTTTAGGTTCCGAACCCAGCCGAGTGAATTTGACGCTGCCTATGCGATTTCAATTGAAGCCTATTGATCTGAGCCTTTTCAAGGACGAACCTTTATCGGGAACCCTTTCCCTTGCCGTAGCGCTGGAACGAATCGCAACCCTTCTCGAGCTGGAAGAACACAAAATCCAAGGGAACATGCAGGGTCGCTTGACCTTGGACGGCACCTTGAACCGCCCCCTTCTTGGCGGCGAAGTGTTACTCACCAAGGGGCGGTACGAACACGAAGATTTTGGACTTCATCTTCAAGATGTCACAGCCCTTTTGGAAGGCACGGGCAACGGTGTGAGATTGCGGGAATTGAAGGCTTTCGATGGAAAGAAAGGTTTTCTTCGAGGCCACGGTCAATGTCGGTTGGATCCCGGCGCTGGTTTTCCTTATCAGACACGTCTCATATTTGAAGATCTCTCCCCCTTGCATCGCGACGATATCTCTGGAAATCTCGACGGCTTTCTTTCCGTTCAAGGAAGCCTGCGAGAAACGGCATTGGAAGGGACAGTGAGGGTGCGCCCTTTGAGAATCGAACTTCCCAAACGGCTTCCAGCAAATGTGGTGGATTTGGATGTGATCGAAATCCCCCCTTCGCCAGCATTGAAGTCCTCATCGGCCCGAAAGAACTCGACCTCTTCAGCTCATGGCGTTTTCCTGAATCTTACCCTGGAGTTTCCTGGGATGACGACCGTGTCCGGTTGGGGTTTGGATTCGGAATGGAAAGGAGCCTTAAAAATCGTCGGTCCCTCCTCAGAGCCGCAACTCACCGGACAGTTGAACATCCTTCGAGGCCAACTGCTGTTTCTCGATAAACGCTTTCGGCTCACAGAGGGTCATGTCATTTTTGTCGGCGAAACACCTCCGGATCCTGTGATTCACGTTGTAGGAGAGACGGCCCTTCGTGACATGACCGCATCGGTACGGCTTTCAGGCCGAGCTTCCAGGCCTGAATTGGCTTTGGAATCCTCGCCCCAAAGGCCGCAGGAAGAAATTCTGGCTCAGATTCTCTTCGGTCGAAGCGCCACCACTTTGAGCCCTTTCCAGGCCATTCGTCTTGCCAGAACGCTTCAAGCCCTGAGCACCCGAGGTAACAGCCATTTCGACGTTCTGGGGAAAGCACGTGACCTCTTGGGGCTGGATCAGTTGGAACTTCTGGGAAGCGGCCTGGGAGAAAGCCTTGGAATCGGTCTACGGAAATACCTTGGGGAAAATGTTCGCGTGGACGTGGATCAACGCCTGGAAGAAGGTGACATCGCCGTGAGAGTGGAAGTGGAAATCACCCCAAACATCACCCTGGAAAGCCAAGCAGGAACTCAGTCCCGCAGCCGAGCGGGTGTTTTCTGGAAATACGACTACTAACAAGACACAGAAACTCTTCCGATCGCGAGCAAACTCATGTATAAAAATTCACGTGGACGGTTTTCCATCACATAATCTCATAACACAAAAAAAAGGAGTGCTTATGCGACGGTTGCTTTGTGTTTTCATGGTCCTGGGTCTCATGGTGTCTTTCGGCTGCGCCAAAAAAGAACCTCCGGATGCGGCCAAAGCTTATGTGCAGGAGCAGATCGCCAAGCACAAGGGATTTCAGATGGACACCTCCAAGCTGAAATACCAGGTGGTGGAGCAGAAGGCGGACACTGCAAAGGTTTCGGTGACGGGAACCATTGAAGTCAACATGGTGTTGCCTTTGGTCAAGAAGGGCAATGACTGGGTCGTCGAGGAAAAAGCCGAACCGGCTAAGCCCAAGGCAAGTGTTCCACCTCCTGCCGTGAAACAAACCCAGGCTCCGGCTCCTACCAAAGCCGCTCCTGCAGCCCATGCTCCGCAAGCCAAGCCCGAATCCAAGGCGGAGAAAGCCCATTAAAAGCTTTTCCCGAAGTACCTTTGCTGTCCAAAATTTGGGGGCGGACACATAGGTCCGCCCCTACATGTTTGCGCTTCAGAGCGAATGCCGTGGTTACACTGCGCCGGATTTTTCTCGATGAGCGAACACCTGCCATGCCGATTTTTTATGGGGGCCGACAACATAGGTCCGCCCCTACATGTTTGCGCTTCAGAGCGAATGCCGTTGATGCGATTCAACGAATTTTTCACCGGCTGGGCACGGTGGAGAGATTTAGAGCGATTCTTGCTCCAAGGAGAAGCGTCACTCTTTGAGGTTTGCTCGACGCCTTGCGCGCTCTTCGCGCATTTTTTGACGTGCCCGATCCAGTTGTCCTTTAACCCGAACCCGATAGCGTGTCACGGCCCACAGCGCCAACCAATAGCCGGCACATGCCAAAGGCGCTCCCAAAACCATGCCCCCCACAATTAAAGAAGCCATCACATGCGGTGTCTTTTGCAAAATGAGTCCCACGCGACTGAGGACGGCCTCCGCATGCGCTGTCGCTTCCGGCAAGAACCAGTGGATCATCCGTGAGCCCACCCAGTAGTTCACAGAATAGATAAAAGGTGCCGTGATCGGATTGGTGATCCAAACACCTGCGACAGCGCTCCATTTGTTCCAACCCAGCAACGCGGCACAAAAGGCCGCTACAGGCATCTGAAATCCCATGGTGGGAGACATGCCGATGAAAATCCCCAGAGCAAACCCCAGAGCGATTTCCTTTGGGTTTCCTCTCATTCGCACAAGCCGATCATAAAATCGACGCAGTTTCTCCATGACCTCACAGATTGAAAAAAGTCTTATTTCCTAGACGAGCCGCTCTCGCAAAAAGCTACCGTCTGCCCATTCGATGTAGAGCTTGCATGCGGGCTGTCGGTTGAAAGCTTTGCATTTTGGGATCCCGACACAGGAGTACTTTTCAGATGCACGTCCAATTGCGGAAAAGCGATCTCAATGCCTCTTTCTTGAAACAGCCTGTTGATTTCGAAACGGATGTCGGTTTCGACCTGCAGGCACACGGGAACGGTGGTCCACACTCGCAGTCGAAAAATGAGGGCGCTATCGCCGAAATCCACAAAAAGCACGCTGGGTTCCGGCTGCTTATAGACAAGAGGATGGTTTTGGGCCACTTCCAAAAGGGTCTGCCGCACCAGTTCCACATTAGACCCGTAAGCCACACCCACATTGACATTGCGCCGAACCCTTAAGTCTTTAAAACTCCAATTAATCACACGTCCACTAATAAATTCCGAATTGGGGATAATCATGGTCGCATTATCCACAGTTTGAATAATGGTGGAGCGCACGTTGATTTTGCGCACTTCCCCCCATGTGCCGTCGATTTCGATGGAATCCCCCACTTGGATCGGCCTTTCAAAAAGCAGAATCAAACCGCTGACGAAGTTATTGAAAATATTTTGAAGCCCAAAGCCCAACCCTACACCCAGGGCTCCGAAAGCCACAGTAAGGGAAGTGCCGGAAAAGCCAAGGGCGTTGAGGGCGGCAAGGATGCCGATAAACCATAGGACATAGCCTGAGATGGACACAATGGATTCCTGGAGACCTAGTTCGAGGCCACTGTGGCGGAAAATGCGGTGTTTGATGAGACGCCTGAGCCCTCGGGTTCCCAAGTGCGTTAAGGCGAGAATCACGCTGGCATGAATAAGTCCCAGAAGTCGAAAATTCAAATTCCCCAAAGGAAGTGGCGTGTTGAGAAGGTTAAAGAAGGCTACGATAAGAGCTTGTCTCGCGCCCCAGGCCACCATGAGGCCGACGGATCCCGCAAAAAGCCAGAGGACCCAAAGGCTTTTGACCGTCAACCATCTCAGGGAGCTCTTGGTGTCCTCCTCCGTATCGGGTGCGAAGGCTGCAGCGGTTCCTATGGCCTGTTCCCATTCCATGAGGCTCTTGTAAAGGAGAAAGAGCCAGAGCCCCATGATCAGGCTACGTCCCCAGCCCACGTACCAAAAAGTGGCCAACAAAGCGTAACCGGCCAGTTCCAAGAGCACGCCTACCAGAGCGACGGCGTATCCCCATCCCATGAAGAGATGGAGGGTCCACAATTTGCCGGTCATCCAAAACGGGGGACCACCGGTGACAACTTCCCGTTTCAAACCCCTCCAAAACGTTGCATTCCAGGCCAAAAAGGCCATTTCGAGACCAAACCTATAGAGGAGCAACAGAGCGCTGGAACGCCCTAAGCTTTCTTGAAGGATGACATAGGCAATAAGCAGCCAGCGTCCAAAGGTCACCAACACGCGAAGCCTTCGTAAGACAAAAGCAAACCGACCGGGTCGAAAAACTTCCTTAACGTCTTGAATAAAATGAATACCCCAAGAACTCAGCAACAAGAGGAACAGAATCTGGCAAAGGGTTCTCAGAAAAATAGACGTATCGTAAAGATTCCGTGCCGAGGTGTAGGCGAAGACAAAAAAGGTAGCCCCAAGAAGAGGAAGAGAACGGTTGAAGAGCACCAGGGTCAGGAAGAACCAAGGCTTTTCCTGAGCATCCCGACGTGACAGCAAAGCACCGCACACGCTTCGAAGCCGGAGGCAAAGCCACTGCACCACACCCAAAACCAGAAGCGAGGTGATCAGAAGCAGTCCTCCGACCTTCCAGAGCCCTTGCGCTTGTTCCACCCAAAAGGTCGGTTGAAGTGCCAGGGTAAGCAAGGCCGCCACCGTGTCCAGGTCTCGTCGAAATTCGGAAAGTCCCACGCCCAGAAGAGGGGTTCGTGTTCGACGAAACAGGTCTTCCCGCTTTCTTTCGGCGATACGCTTGTTCAATCGATCCAGAAGCGCGCTGCCTTCATCCCTGAGAGCACTCCAATCGTCCACGAGCTTTTGATATATTTCTAGAGATTCCTTAAGGCGTTTTTCTTTCTGTTTGGAAAGTTCTTCGGCTTCCTTGAGCTGGGCCGTCAAGGTGCGGATGGTGGGAAGATCGTCCCGACGGGCCTTCAGGGTTTCCATTCGGCTCTGGTTGGCGGCTCTTTGTTCCGCCAGGGCACTCAATTGTGTAGCAATATTGGTCTGTTTGTTTTGATAATCTTTCACACGAGCCGCCGCATCATCCACCGTTTGCTTTAAAGGCCCTAAGGCCTTATCCAAATCCTCCAAGGAAGGGGAGGCAAGGGAGATGAGGTTTCCCACGGCGGAAAACTGCAAACGAGCGGCATTAAGTTCCTTTGACCAGGTAGCCAGAGACTGCTTGAGTCCGTCGATGTCTTGAATGAGTTTTTCCAGATCCAACTTTTCCGCCTGAATAGCCTTTTCCAAGGAAGACGAAAGTTCGGCATATTGGTCTTGAGGCTCAGAAGGTCCTCCTTCAGGGCTTTGAGCTCCAAACACGCATGGTGTTATCACGACTGCCAGCCACAGAATTCCAATTAAAAGCCATCCGCGTGCTTTGCAAAACATCGCCTCTCACACCTCAAGAGTCTGGAATTTGTGCATTGAAGCTTCAAAAGCGGCTTTGTCTGATGGGCTTAGCCGCGTGTTCGAGAACTCACAATAGCAAGGTCTTTCATGCTATTTCAATGAAGGGGCGAGTTGGCGCTCGCCCCTGCAACCCTGAAACTGTGTTTTTTCTTGGGGCGGGGACCTTCGGCCCGTCATTTGTGCGGCCGGGACGCCTGCGGTCCCAGGCAAAAATTCAATTTTGGTCAAGCTCCCATGTAAGCAGCCCGGAACGCTCAAAAGCGAACCGCGGGTTTACGTTCCTAGAAAAACCAGCGTGTTTTCGCAATGGGTGTGCCCTTCGAGGGCCGTCACCCATGATGCGCCTGCTTTCGCACCCTGAGGTTCAGGACCTCAACAAATACTGAAAAGCCCATAGCGAAATAGATATAGCCTCTTTCGATATGTTTGCCGCACCCCTCGGCCACCAGCATGACGCCGATAAGGAGGAGGAAACTGAGAGCCAGCATCTTCAAGGTGGGGTGTCGATCAATGAAAGCGCTGACGAATCCGGCGAAAAGGATCATCGCGGCCACGGCAAGAATGATCGCCAGGATCATGATGGCCACATGGCGGGCCATGCCGACGGCGGTGATGATAGAATCCAGGGAAAAAACGATGTCCAGCAAAAGGATTTGAATCAGGACTGAACCGAAATCGGCATGAGTTCGGGTCGTCTTAGTGTGAGGCTTGGACGGCGCTTCCAGTTTATTGTGGATTTCGTGGGTCGCCTTGCCGATGAGAAAGAGGCCGCCTCCCAAAAGGATAAGGTCTCGACCCGATACGGGATGGGAAAACACTTCAAAGACAGGTTTCGTCAGCCGCATGATGACCGTGATGGCCAGAAGCAAGGCAATGCGCAAAAACATGGCCAGAAAAAGGCCGAGTCGACGTGCCTTTTCTTGACTTTCTATTGGCAGCCGTCCCGTGATGATAGCGATGAAGACGATGTTATCGATCCCCAATACCAGTTCCATGGCCGTCAGAGTGATCAGCGCCGCGGCATTTTCCAATGTCACCAAGTTTTCCAACATGTTAGATTCTCTCGAAACCTCCCTTTACGTTTCCTTTCGTTCTCGACCATACGGTCAATAAGTTTTAAGCCGACCGTGTCTTTTACCAAGAACTTCCAGAGTATCGTTAATGATCACAAAAGCGTTGGGATCCATGCGAAAAACCGCTTCCTTAAGCTTAGGCAGTTCCGTGAGGGTAATGATCGTAAGAATCACCTCTCGATCCTCTCCGGAATAGCCTCCCATGCCCTTGAGAAAAGTGACTCCCCGCCCAATACTGTTCAAAATGAAGTCGGCAACCTTCTGCACCTGGGAGGTAATGATCAAAACCATCTTTCGACGATTAAACCCCACCAGGACAGCATCGACCACACGACTGCTCGCATAGACGTAGACCACGGACAATAGAGCTTTTTCCAGCCCGAAAAAGAAACCTCCCACCCCGAGGATCATGACGTTTGCAGCCATGTAGGTCACTCCCACACGAATGCCCCAGCGTGTGTTCAAATAAATGGCCAAAATGTCCAAGCCTCCGGCGGATCCCAAAGATCGTAACATGATGCCTCCTCCCAGACCGCACCACACGCCTGCCAGCACGGCCGCAAGAAGAGGATCGGAAAGGGGCACCGCGGGAACTTTGATCCAAGAAGCCGCCAGGGAAAAAAACACCATGCCGAATAGGGTGTATCCCATAAAACGTCGGCTGATGGAGAACCATCCCAGGACCATAAGCGGAATGTTGCCCAGCAGGTAAAAATGCCCCACATCCACGGAGGGATAAAGGTAATGCAGAATGACGGCGACACCGACAACCCCGCCACTGAGCAATTTTTGGGGAACGAGCACGGCGTTGACACCGAGCACGAAAATCAAGCTTCCCGTCACAATCAGACCCAGGTTGATGGCAAGAGACTTCCAATCCGGAGCCGACCATCGAGAAAGAGTGAGCCTTTTTTTGATCACGTGGCACTCCATGCACGGCACGGCGATTGTCCCCGATGTCGCTTAAACCCCAAGGAAGAGCATTCTGTTTGTGAAAGCCATAAACCTTGGATTCCAGCATGAAAGGAGGGGGCACGGCGCACCGTACCCCCTCTTCCAGATCATGAGCCCTGCACGCTCCCCATGGAAAACCCATTTGACAATTTTTCCATAGGACTCGAGTTCAGGAGAGCTCCTTGGCATAAATGATCTTGTGATCCTCTGGACCGTAAAAATCAGGATGCAAAGCCACAAAGGCATATCCGGCCCGAACATAAAACCGTCGGGTCGGTTCATAGGTGTCCCGGGATGAAGTTTCCACATACACGCGTTGCCCCCCGGCTCTTCCAATCGCCGATTCGGTCTCTTGAAGAAGCTTTCGTCCGATCCCTTGTCCCTGAAACGCCGGATCCACCACAATCCAGTAGAGCTCATATCGACCGGCGGTTCCCAAAATAGGTCCATAACAGGTGTAACCCACCACACGCCCTGCATATTCAGAAAGGACAAAGAAATAGCCGGACTCCGCGCCTGTTCCGAGGCTTTGACGGGCCAGGTCCCGAGCTACAGAAAGTTCTTCTTCGTTAAAGAAACCTGTTTGCGCCGTGATCCGATCCAGCGTCTCCAAGTCTGACGGCACAAGGTAATTTCTGAAGCTTAGATCGGCTTCGTCAACCTCTGTCCGTGACGAAAAAAACACAGGTCTAGAATCGTGTCCGGGAACGATTGTGACCCTAGGAGCCCGGTCGTCCCACGCGCACAAATGGCGGGCCAGAGGCCCGCGCTTCCGGGAAAGGTATCGCCTTTTCTTGTCTTCGGGCAGACTCCTAGGAAATCGCCGAGCTTTGAACGCATCATCGATGAGCCGCTGCACCACGTCGTCCACATTCAGACCCGCTTGATCTGCCGCCGCCATGAATCCAGCATCAGGTGCAAGACAAGGATTCGCGTTGATTTCCAAAATCCAGGGGCGCCCTTGCCAATCCACTCGAAAATCGATTCTTGCATAGCCTCGAAGCCCGAAAATGTTCCAACATCGTTGAGCCAGTCCGCACAGGCGATCGAGAAGCGGGGCGTCTTCTTCAGAAAAGGAAAAGGAGCGCATCGTGTTCCTTTCGGCAAAGGAGCCTGCAACCCACTTGGCTTCATAGTCCACGATGCGATGTTTTTGCGAGCTGAAACCCACAAAACACATTTCGGCCGGCGGAAGCACCTGAACTCCATCAGGGCTTGAGAGCAGCGAGAGATTGAATTCTCGACCGTCAATGAAATGTTCCACGAAAAATCCGTCCGGGCCGAACCGGTGTCGGGCTCGCGTCATGGCCCGGTCCAAGGTTTTCAGGTCATGAAGGGACACGACAGCTTCCTGATCGATCCCTACCGAGGCATCTTCCCATAGGGGCTTTACAATGGCAAAGCTTTCGGTTCCAAGGCTTCGCATCCAATCTTGAAGGCTACCGAGAAGCTTGTCCCAGAGCGCATTTTCCCATGGAAGCTGGGACGTTTCGCCGCCCCAAAGGTCGGGCGGAAAGCCTGCGCTCCCAGAAAAACACCCGGTTTCAGTTTTGTAGGGGTGAGGCGCCGCCTCGGCGCTACCGGGAACTGGCATGAGATGCTTGGCCTTGCGAGTTTTCGAAGAGGCCTCCAGACTCGTGTTGCTTGAACCCGGCGTTGAAACGAAAGGCACGGCCTTTCCAAGGTCACCCTGATCACAATCATTCCCAAGACCGAGAGCCTTGTTCGGCTCAAACCATGCCGGTGTGGGAAGCCCGTACGCCGTCAACCAATATTTGGTGAGCACTTTATGAGACGTCACAAAAACGGCCTCTGTGGAACACCCCGTATAAGGAAAGCCTTCCACATCCAGCAGCCCGGGCGCCACATGAATCAAGCGCCCGGTCCCTTCAACCGTTTCCACTAGGTTGAAAACCAGGTCCGGGCGGAGATCTCGAAGCGCCCAACGTCCGGCTTCAAGATGTGAGGAGAAGGGAAGAAAAATCACATCGTGTCCTAAACGTGTGAGCGCTTCTCCCAAGAAACCGGCTTGGACCAACACATCCTCTTCATCAGGCAGCGCCTTTGAGGGTACGGCAGAATGTAGAATCACAACCCGCATGAGAGCCGCCCCTCGTGGATTGACCTTGAATCAAGGGCCTCTCTGTGAAGAGATTTTTCCGGAGCTTTGCCGCCTCTAACCATTCTTTGTATGGCTTCATTCAAAACGGCACCGATAAGATCCCGATACGGAATACCAAGAAGCGTGCACAAAATGGGCAAATCCGAATGCTCAGGATGCAACCCTGCCAGGGGATTTGCTTCGAGAAAATGGGGGCGTCCTCGACCATCAGAACGAAGGTCGATACGACCGGCGTCTCGACATCCAAGCACTTTCCAGGACTCCACGGCCACACGGGCCGCCTGCCGTGCTTCTTCGTCATCCGCCAGACGGTACAGCACACGTTCCTCGCACCATTCCTTGTTGGCGTAGGAATAGACTTCGGCATCCGCATTCTCTCGAAGAACCACTTCCATGACGCCGAGGGCTCGAGTCGATTTTCCCGAACCCAAAAGACCCACGGTAAATTCACGACCGGGTAAAAATGTTTCCACCAGCACGGGCTGGTCATACGTTTCCAAGAGAAACACGCACACTCTCTCCAATTGCTCCAAAGACTGAATTTTCGATGCCGTCGTTATGCCTTTACCCGTCCCTTCGCGAACGGGTTTGGCAAAAAGAGGCATAGGAAGATCCACGCGCCCGACATCTTCAAGATCGCCGACCACAACGAAAGGCGCCGTAGGAAGCCCGGCATCCCGCACCAGGCGTTTCGCCACCGACTTGTCCAACGTGACACACAAACTCAACGGATCGGAAAACGTGTAAGGTATTCCATAGGCATCCAAAAGGGCGGGAACTTGAGCTTCTCGGCCTGATCCCAGAAGTCCTTCGGCGATATTGAACACGAGATCCCAGCGGTCTCCAGAGACCAGGCGCTGCATTAAATCCTTAAGACGTCCGATGCGATCGGTTTCATGACCCAAGGCACGAATGACGGTTTCCAAGGCTTCGATGGTATCCGGGCGGTCAAATTCAGCCGTTTCTTCCTCCGAAAACCCTTCCGCAAGATAGACGTCCCGAAGGTCGTACGTCAGCCCGATCTTCATTGGTTTTGCCTCTTCAAAACACTTCATGGACCACCCGGCATGATCCGGAGGGAACCTCGAAAGCCTTGGGGTACCGAAACAGGCGATGTTCATAGTTACGAAGGATCAGATCGTTGCCGTCCACTCCCTGCACATAGTCGGGAAGAAGAGGAATCTTGCCACCGCCTCCTGGAGCATCCACCACGTAGGACGGCACTGCATACCCAGAGGTATGTCCTCGAAGACCGTCCATGATGTGGAGCCCTCGAGCGATGCTGGTTCGAAAGTGGGCCGATCCGCAAATGGGATCGCATTGGTACAGGTAGTAAGGGCGTACTCGAAGACGCATGAGGCCTTGAAAAAGAGCCTTTAAGGTAGCCACGTCGTCGTTGATGCCTTTCAGAAGCACCGTCTGGCTGCCTAGGGGAATGCCGACATCCGCCAGCCGTGCGCAAGCTTCCGTCGTTTCCGGTGTCAATTCCTCCGGATGCGTGAAATGCAAGCTCATCCACAATGGGTGATATCGACGCAGAAGCCGGACCAGATCCCGCGTGATCCGTTGAGGCAAAACAGCCGGGACTTTGGTCCCTATCCGTATGATTTCCACATGCCGAATGGCCCGAAGCCGATCCAGAAGCCAGCCCAAGGCTTCATCGGCCAGGGTGAGGGGATCGCCGCCGGATAGAAGCACATCGCGAACGGTGGGCGTCGCTTGAATATAGGCCAGAGCCTTTTCCCAAACACGACGACTGGCATGCCCTCCAGTGCCATGACGTCCCACAAGCCGGGATCGCGTGCAATAGCGGCAATAGGTCGAACAAAAGCCTGTCACCAAAAAAAGCACTCGGTCCGGATAGCGATGGACCAGTCCGGGCACCGGTGCGTTCCGGTCTTCTCCTAAGGGATCCACGGATTCTTCAGGACTGCGAAGCCATTCTTCAGGAAGAGGCACCACGGAACGACGCAACGGATGCTCGGCATTCCTTGGGTCCAAAAGGCTTGCATAATACGGTGTGATTGCTACGGGAAAACGGGCGGAAGGGTTTTGCAAAGCGCTTTGTTCCGCGGCACTGAGATGGACGATTCGGCTCAGCCCGTTCAATGAACGAAATCGATGCTGCACCTGCCAATGCCAGTCATTCCACAAAGCAGGACTCACATTGGGAAAATACTTCTTTTTGAATTCGCAGGCTTGTTCGCTCAGGGGCATGGAGGCGGATCGGCGGGAGGAGAGTCGAGGGATCCGCCGATAGGAAGGTGAGGCATCGGTTGGGTCTGCGCCCGGAGGTTCGCTTGGAGGCTCCTCCGCCTCGGACGACTCTTCAAAAACAGCTGAAGACTCCTGCCGCCATTGTCGATCGGTTATTTCCATGTAGGCACCCTTTCTTGTTCTTCCAAAGTGATCTGAAACTCTTGCCGTGCACTGCGTCGCAGGCACCATTTACACGAAAAACGTAGAAAGAAAAAATTTTTTTTGGGATCAGGGGTGAGCTTCAGCCCAGTTTTTTCCCCAACCCATGTCCACCACCAGAGGGACACGCAGCGAAAGCACCCCTTCCATGCGATCCTTGACCATCTTCTGAATCCAGTCCAATTCCTCCTCAGCCACTTCAAAAACCAGTTCATCGTGTACCTGTAGCAGCATGGCACTTCGGCAACGACGAGCTTGCATCTCTCCATGGATGTCGATCATGGCCTTTTTGATCACATCCGCCGCAGATCCCTGAATGGTGGTATTGACGGCCAATCTTTCCCCTTGCTGGCGTACCGTCCGATTGCGGCTCTTAAGTTCTGGAATGAAACGACGCCGCCCAAGAAGGGTTTCCGCGTACCCTCTCTTGTCCGCTTCCGCGATCACCTGTTCAATCCAGCGCTTGACCCCTTGGTACCTTTCGAAATAACGATCGATAGCGGCTTTGGCACTGGTTTGACTGATCTTGAGCTGTTTGGCCAAACCATAAGGGCCCATGCCGTATATAATGCCGAAATTGATGGTCTTGGCGTGGCGACGCATCTCCGGGGTCACCTCCTGCGGAGTCACCCCGAACATTTCCGCAGCCGTCCTGCGATGAATGTCGTCTCCAGCTTCAAAGGCGGCCAAAAGCCGTTCATCCCCGCTGTAATGGGCAAAGATGCGGAGTTCAATCTGAGAATAATCCGCCGCCAAAAGCACATGGCCTGGATCGGCCACAAAGGCTTCACGAATACGGCGCCCTTCTTCAGTGCGCACCGGAATGTTTTGCAGATTGGGCTCCGAACTGCTCAGACGTCCCGTGGCCGTGACTGTTTGGTTGTAGCTTGTGTGAATGCGTCCTGTTCGGGGATGCACCATGGAAGGTAAAGCATCCACGTAAGTGTTTTTCAACTTGGCCAGGCTACGGTAAGCTACGATGTGTTCGGCGATGGGATGATGCGCCGCCAACTCTTCTAGAACACTCATGTCCGTGGAAGGTCCCGTTTTGGTTTTCTTGATCACAGGAAGTTGCAGCTTGCCAAAGAGAATATCCCGAAGCTGCACGGGCGATTGAATGTTGAAAGGGCCTCCAGCAAT contains the following coding sequences:
- a CDS encoding KamA family radical SAM protein produces the protein MEITDRQWRQESSAVFEESSEAEEPPSEPPGADPTDASPSYRRIPRLSSRRSASMPLSEQACEFKKKYFPNVSPALWNDWHWQVQHRFRSLNGLSRIVHLSAAEQSALQNPSARFPVAITPYYASLLDPRNAEHPLRRSVVPLPEEWLRSPEESVDPLGEDRNAPVPGLVHRYPDRVLFLVTGFCSTYCRYCTRSRLVGRHGTGGHASRRVWEKALAYIQATPTVRDVLLSGGDPLTLADEALGWLLDRLRAIRHVEIIRIGTKVPAVLPQRITRDLVRLLRRYHPLWMSLHFTHPEELTPETTEACARLADVGIPLGSQTVLLKGINDDVATLKALFQGLMRLRVRPYYLYQCDPICGSAHFRTSIARGLHIMDGLRGHTSGYAVPSYVVDAPGGGGKIPLLPDYVQGVDGNDLILRNYEHRLFRYPKAFEVPSGSCRVVHEVF
- a CDS encoding D-alanine--D-alanine ligase; translation: MKIGLTYDLRDVYLAEGFSEEETAEFDRPDTIEALETVIRALGHETDRIGRLKDLMQRLVSGDRWDLVFNIAEGLLGSGREAQVPALLDAYGIPYTFSDPLSLCVTLDKSVAKRLVRDAGLPTAPFVVVGDLEDVGRVDLPMPLFAKPVREGTGKGITTASKIQSLEQLERVCVFLLETYDQPVLVETFLPGREFTVGLLGSGKSTRALGVMEVVLRENADAEVYSYANKEWCEERVLYRLADDEEARQAARVAVESWKVLGCRDAGRIDLRSDGRGRPHFLEANPLAGLHPEHSDLPILCTLLGIPYRDLIGAVLNEAIQRMVRGGKAPEKSLHREALDSRSIHEGRLSCGL